From the genome of Vicia villosa cultivar HV-30 ecotype Madison, WI linkage group LG2, Vvil1.0, whole genome shotgun sequence, one region includes:
- the LOC131649808 gene encoding uncharacterized protein LOC131649808, giving the protein MEYMSRLLKKMQMNPYFKHHSKCGKLAITHLTFAYDILLFSRGDMKSIDVMMQVMDTFYSSTGLVVNLMKYYVYFGAVDIYTKHDILASTGFNEGVLPFRYLGVPVSSKKLTMNHYLPLIEKILSRINHWSAKLLSIAGRIQLVKVVATSIANYWLQYFPVPKAVIQKINTATRTFI; this is encoded by the coding sequence ATGGAGTACATGAGCAGACTGCTTAAGAAGATGCAAATGAATCCTTATTTCAAGCATCATTCAAAGTGTGGGAAGCTGGCTATAACCCATCTCACTTTTGCATATGACATCCTTCTATTCTCCAGAGGTGATATGAAATCTATTGATGTGATGATGCAAGTCATGGACACATTTTATTCCTCTACAGGACTGGTGGTGAATCTTATGAAATATTATGTCTACTTTGGAGCTGTGGATATATATACAAAGCATGATATTCTGGCCAGTACTGGGTTTAATGAAGGTGTGCTACCTTTTAGATATTTAGGAGTGCCCGTTTCTAGTAAGAAACTCACTATGAATCACTATCTCCCTCTCATTGAGAAAATTTTAAGCAGGATAAATCACTGGAGTGCTAAACTTTTAAGCATAGCTGGCAGAATCCAATTGGTGAAAGTTGTTGCTACTTCTATTGCCAACTACTGGCTGCAGTATTTCCCTGTACCAAAGGCAGTTATACAAAAAATTAACACAGCTACGAGAACATTCATCTAG